From Dechloromonas sp. A34:
GGGCGTGGCAAGAACCCGCCCGGCGATCTGGTCGTCGAATTGCAGCCGGTCTTCCCGCAGCAGCTCAAGGCGGCCCAGCGCAAGCTGCTGTTGCAGGTCGACGGGGCGCTGATGGGCAATCTTGCCGAATGTTTTCCCGAGATTGCCGCCTGGCGCCAGGCCAACGATCTCGACTGAGCGCTGCCGCCCAGGCAGGGCGGCAGTGTCGGCTGAGAGGAGGTGATGCAATGACCAAGCGAATCCGGATCATCGGTGCCGCCAGTGGAATCGGTGCCCAGGATCGGGCCTGTGCGGACGGACCGGTGGCCTACCATCGCTCACAGGCCTGGCATGAGTTGGAACACCATCCGCAAGTCGATTGGGGCCGCACCCTGTTTGCCCCCGAGGGGCCGGGGATGTCCGCGGCCGGGCGGATCGCTGGCCTTTGTCGACAATTGGCGGACGAGGTGGACCTGGCCTTGCGGGCCGGCGAGTTTCCGCTGGTGATCGGTGGCGATCATTCCGTCGCCATCGGCACCTGGAGCGGCGTGGCGCGGGTGGCCGGGGCGCCGGTTGGCCTGCTCTGGATCGATGCCCACCTCGACAGCCATACCCCGGAAACGAGCTACTCCGGCGCGATTCACGGCATGCCGATGGCCTGCCTGCTGGGGCGGGGCGACAAGCGGCTGCTCAATATCGGCTTGGTGGGGCTACAGGTCAGTGCGCCCCACACGGTGGTACTGGGGCCGCGTAGCTACGAGCCGGAAGAGATCGAGTTCCTACAGCAGATGGGCGTGCGGATCATCGATAGCGACGAGATTCTGGGGCGGGGCTTTGCCGCTTGTCTCGACGAAGCAGTGGCCATCGTAGGCGGTGCGCCGAACGGCTTCGGGGTGACGCTCGATCTCGACGCCATCGATCCCGGACTGGCGCCGGGCGTCGGCAGCCCCGAGCCGGAAGGCTTGTGGGATGGCGATGTGCTGGCCGCCGTGCGGCGTCTGTCGGCTCTGCCCGGCCTGCGCGCGCTGGAAATCGTCGAATACAACCCGGACCGCGACAGCCAGGGCGTCACCGCGGATTTGATCTCGGATCTAATTGCTGAAATCCTGCCCGCTGTGGCGGGCTGAGCCGGCTCAGGGCTTCGGCTGCGGGTTGAAGCGGTAGCGCCGGGCGACGTCGGCCGCCGCCATCGGCTGCAGTGGGATGCCGTGCCAGGTAATGGCGCTGGTCGTACCGTGCATCAGGTCGAGCAGGGCCTGTTCGTCGGCGGGCAGATGGCGCGCGTCGAGGCATTCGCCGAGAAAGGCGGGGAGGTCGCGGTCGTCGAGCAGGCCGATGCCGAGCCCGGTTTCGAGCAGGATGCTGCCTTCATCATCGAGGAAGATGGCCTGCGGCTGTCCCGCCGGCTGGCCGGTATGACTGACGAATTGCTCGCCGTCGCGCCGGAAGACCCAGGGCGTGTAGGCGAGACTGACGAAAACCCGTTGCGGGCCGTTTTGCAGAAACCAGCAGCCTGATTCGTCACACCCGTACTGCCGGTTGATGAAGGCAATCAGGCCGCTGTGCGTGACGCGCTCTCCCTGCAGTCGCCAGTCGCCCCGCCGATCGAGCAACAACCAGTCGTAACAGGCGGGGACGTTGGGCCACTTGGCGATGGCAGAGAGATCGACGGTCATCAGTCGGCGTACGCTTCCATAGGCGGGCAGGCACAGTTCAGGTTGCGGTCGCCGTACACATCGTCGATGCGATTGACGCTCGGCCAGAACTTGTTGGCCGCCACCCAGGGCAGCGGGAAGACCGCCTGCTGGCGGCTGTAGGGATGCTTCCACTCGCCGTCGATGACATCCGCTTGGGAATGCGGGGCATTCTTCAGCGGATTGTTGTCGGCAGTCCAGACGCCGTTCTCGATCTGGCGGATTTCCTCACGAATGGCGATCAGAGCGGCGATGAAGCGGTCCAACTCGGCCTTCGATTCAGATTCCGTCGGCTCGACCATGATCGTGCCAGCCACCGGGAAGGACACTGTCGGCGCGTGGAAACCGTAGTCCATCAGGCGCTTGGCGATGTCGGTTTCGCTGATCCCGGTCGCCGCCTTGAGCGGGCGGATGTCGAGAATGCACTCGTGGGCGACGCGGCCATTCTTGCCGAAATAGAGCACTGGGTAGTGGTCGTTCAGCTTCCTGGCGACGTAGTTGGCATTCAGGATGGCGACCTGGGTCGCCTTCTTGACGCCGGCACCGCCGAGCATGGCGAGGTACATCCAGGAAATGGTCAGGATCGAAGCCGAGCCGAAGGGGGCGGCGGAAACCGCACCCTGGCCGCCATGCGGGCCGTCGATCGGGGCCACGACATGGTTGGACATGAAGGGGGCGAGATGGGCCTTGAGACCGATCGGGCCCATGCCCGGTCCGCCGCCGCCATGCGGGATGGCGAAGGTCTTGTGCAGGTTCATGTGGCTGACGTCGGCGCCGATGAAGCCGGGCGAGGTCAGGCCGACCTGGGCATTGAGGTTGGCGCCGTCCATGTAAACCTGGCCGCCATATTGGTGCACGATGGCGCAGATGTCCTTGACCGCTTCCTCGAACACGCCATGCGTGGACGGGTAGGTGATCATCAGACAGGACAGGTCGTTGGCGTGTTCCTCGGCCTTGGCCCGCAGATCGGCGACATCGACGTTGCCGCTGGTATCGCAATCGACGACGACGACCTTCATGTTGGCCATCTGGGCGGAGGCCGGGTTGGTGCCATGGGCCGACTTCGGGATCAGGCAGACATTGCGGTGTTCTTCGCCGCGGCTGGCATGGTAGCGGTCGATCGCCACCAGGCCGGCGTACTCGCCCTGGGCGCCGGAGTTCGGCTGCATGCAGATGGCGTCGAAACCGGTGACGGTCTTCAGCCACTCGGTCAAGCCGGCGATCATCTCGTGATAGCCAACTGCCTGGTCGCGCGGGGCGAAGGGATGCAGGCCGCCGAATTCCGGCCAGGTGACCGGGATCATCTCGCTGGTCGCGTTCAGCTTCATGGTGCAGGAACCGAGCGAAATCATCGAATGGTCGAGTGCCAGATCCTTGTTCTGCAGCGACTTCAGGTAGCGCAGCATCTCGTGTTCGGTGTGGTGCGTGTTGAATACCGGGTGCTGCAGGATGGCGTCGCTGCGGAACAGGGCGGCCGGCAGGGCCGGGTCGGCGGCGGCGACCTGGGCGTCGATGGACTCCATGTCGAGCGTGACCTGGGCGATCAGCTTGAACAGCACGGTCACATCATTGCGGCTGGTCGTTTCGTCGAAGGCGGCGCCGAGTACTCCGGCCGAAACGCGACGCAGGTTGTAGCCGGCGGCCAGCGCGTCGTTGTAGACCGCTTCGGCGCGGGCGCCGAGGTCGAAATGCACGGTGTCGAAGAACTGCTTGGTCAGCACCGTAACGCCGGCCCGCTTCAGGCCTTCGGCGAGGATCGCGGTCAGCCGGTGAATGCGGCCGGCGATGGTCTTCAGGCCCTGCGGGCCGTGATAGACGGCATACATGCCGGCCATGTTGGCCAACAGCACCTGCGAGGTGCAGATGTTGGAATTGGCTTTTTCGCGGCGGATGTGCTGTTCGCGCGTCTGCAGCGTCATGCGGTAGGCGGTGTTGCCGCGGGCGTCTTTCGAGACGCCGATAATGCGGCCCGGCATCGAGCGGACATGGGCGGTGCGGGTGGCGAAGAAGGCGGCGTGCGGGCCGCCGAAGCCCATCGGAATGCCGAAGCGCTGGCTGGAACCGAGGGCGATGTCGGCGCCCATGGCGCCCGGCGATTTCAGGAGCACCAGCGCCATCAGGTCGCTGGCGACGGCGACCGTGGCGCCGCGGGCCTTGAGACTGGCGATGGTCCCGGTCAGGTCGCGGACTTCGCCGTTGTCGTTCGGATACTGGAGCAGGGCGCCGAAGAATTCGTCGTCCTTGAGGCTGTCGGCCGGCGCGATGACCACTTCGAAGCCGAAGTAGCCGGCGCGGGTCTTGACCACGTCGATGGTCTGCGGGAAGCAGGCGCTATCGATCAGGAAACGGTTGGATTTGGACTTCGAGACACGGCGCGCCATGGTCATCGCTTCGGCAGCGGCGGTGGCTTCATCGAGCAGCGAGGCGTTGGCGATTTCGAGGCCGGTCAGGTCGGTGACCATTTGCTGGAAGTTGAGCAGCGCTTCCAGGCGACCCTGGGCGATTTCCGCCTGATAGGGCGTGTAGGCGGTGTACCAGCCCGGGTTTTCCATGACATTGCGCAGGATGACCTTGGGCGTCAGCGTGTCGTAATAGCCCATGCCGATGCAGGACTTGTTGACCACGTTCTTGCTGGCGATGGCCTTGAGGTCGGCCAGCGCTTCGTGTTCGCGGCGCGGGGCCGGCAGCGCCAGGTCGGCGGGCAGGCGGATGGCGGCGGGAACGGTCTGGTCGATCAGCTGTTCCAGGCTGTCGGCGCCGATGGCGGCCAGCATGGCGGCCATTTCGGTCGGGCAGGGGCCTATGTGACGGGCGATGAACTCGTCACGCTGCTCCAGGGCGGAGAGCGGTTGATTGAGCGGCATGGAGAGTCCTCTTAGTGCTCGTCGGCGGCGGCCTGGTAGGCGGCGGCGTCGAGCATCTTGTCGAGGTCGGCGACGTTGTCCGGGGTCATCTTGAACAGCCAGGCGGCGTAGGCATCCTGATTGACCGATTCCGGCGCGTCGGCGGCGGCCTGGTTGACTTCGCTGACGGTGCCCGAAACCGGGGCGTAGACGTCGGCGGCGGCCTTGACCGATTCGACGACGGCGATTTCCTTCTCGGCATCGAAATGGGCGCCGACTTCCGGCAGCTCGACGAAAACGAGGTCGCCGAGGGCTTCCTGGGCGTGGTCGGTGATGCCGACGGTGACGGTGCCGTCAGCGTTGAGCAGCATCCATTCGTGGGAGGCGGTGTACTTGAGGTTGGCGGGAACGTTGGACATGGTTTTCTCCTGAATGGGGGTGAATTAGATGACTGCCTTGCCGTTGCGGGCGAATACGGGTTTGGTGACCTTGGCCTTGAGCAGCTTGCCGCGGATATCGACTTCGACTTCGTCGCCGATGGCCACGCCGAGCGGCAGGCGGGCAAGGGCGATGGATTGCTGCAGGGTCGGCGAAAAGCTGCCAGAGGTGATTTCGCCTTCGCCCTTGGCGGTGACGACCTTCTGGTGGCCGCGCAGCACGCCCTTGTCGAGCAGGATCAGGCCGAGGAAAGCTTTCTGCTGGCCGTTGGCGACCAGGGCGGCCTTGCCGACGAAGTCGCGCTCGGTATTCAGCGACACGGTCCACGCCAGCCCTGCGTCGAGCGGGGAAACCGTTTCGTCCATGTCCTGGCCATAGAGATTCATGCCGGCTTCGAGGCGCAGCGTGTCGCGGGCGCCGAGGCCACAGGGGGCGACGCCGGACTGGTGCAGGGTATTCCACATAGCTTCGGCTTCGCCGGCCGGGAGCATGATTTCGTAGCCGTCCTCACCGGTGTAGCCGGTGCTGGCAATGAAGTACTGGTCTACTTCGGCGGCAAAGAAGGGCTTGAGGTCAACAATGGCCGCCTTGGCCTGGGGCAGCACCGACCACACCTTGGCGCGGGCATTCGGGCCCTGGACGGCGATGATGCCAAGCGCGTTGTCGCCATTGCGGCGCTGGGTGATGGTGACGTCGAGCTTCCACTCGGCGGCCTTGGCCTGCATCCAGGCCAAATCCTTGTCGGCGGTGCCGGCATTGATGACGATGCGGAAACGGGTGTCGGTCAGGAAATAGATGATCAGGTCGTCGATGACGCCGCCGGCCTCGTTGAGCATGGCGGAGTACAGCGCCTTGCCGGAGACCTTGAGCTTGGCGACATCGTTGGCGACCAGGCGGGACAGAAAGGGGCGGCAGTCGGCGCCGATGACGTCAACCGGGCACATGTGGGAGACGTCGAACATGCCACAGTCCTTGCGCACGGCATGGTGTTCCTCTATCTGCGAACCGTAATTGACCGGCATGTCCCAACCGCCGAAATCGACCATCCGGGCACTCAGTGCGCGGTGGGCGGCATTCAAAACCGTTTTCTTCAGCATATCAGTCCTTTGCAGGCGCTTGTTTGCGCCAGTTCTAGAAACGAAAAAGGGGTGAAACGTAAGATCGCATCTTGCGTTTCACCCCTCTGTCCTCGATACCTGAGAGATTTGCCCCATCGGTGGACGCTGTCTACGCCGCTCTCCAGAGTTTTGGAACTTGCGCTCCAGTTCTGCGGTCCTTTTACCTGAGCGTTTTCGGGTGAAATTGCGCCTTCGGCGGCAGACTTAATCTGCGCTCTCCCACAGAACGGGAGGCACTATATCGGGATGCCAGTTCGCTGGCAACCTGCTGCACTGCACAAGGGAACCCGGGCGGCGGCGGCCTTCGTGATAAACTCCCCATTTGCCTTGCATTTGCCATTTGTGACCCCTACTAATTTCGATTTCCACTGTCATTCGATCGTTTCCGACGGCTTGCTTCCCCCGAAGTGGTGGCGCGCCGGGCGGCGGCCAATGGCGTCGACCTCTGGGCGCTGACCGACCACGACGATCTGGGCGGCCAGGCCATTGCCAGGGCCACGGCCGACGAGGTCGGCATGGGTTTCGTCAATGGGGTCGAGATTTCCATCGAATGGAAAGGCGTGCCAATTCATATCGTTGGTCTCGGCTTCGATGTGGCCGACCCGGCCCTGTCCGGCGGCCTCGATGAACTCCGCATCGGCCGTGTCGAGCGTGCCAAGCGCATGGGCGATGCGCTGGCCGCCATTGGCATTCCCGGGGTTTATGAAGGGGCGCTGTGTTTCGTCACTAACCCGAGCCTGATTTCCCGCGCCCATTTCGCCCGCTATCTGGTGTCGATCGGCATTGCCCGCGATGTGTCCGGCGTGTTTCAGCATTACCTGACCCCGGGCAAGCCGGGTTATGTCGATCACCGTTGGGCGACGCTGGCCGAGGCGATTGGCTGGATTACCGGAGCCGGCGGTGTTGCCGTGGTCGCCCATCCCGGTCGATACAAGATGTCGGGTGGCGACATGCGCAAGTTTCTCGACGATTTCAAGGATCTGGGCGGGCAGGGTATCGAGGTTACTTGCGGCAGCCATTCGCCCGACCACGTGATGCATTTCGCCCGACTGGCCAGGCACTATGCCTTCCATGCCTCGCGCGGCTCGGATTTTCACGGGCCGGAAGAAAGCTACGTCGACCTCGGCAAGTTGCCGCAACTGCCGGAAGACCTCAAACCGGTCTGGCGTCTGATCCGTTAATTTATGGCCCGTGTCGTCAATATTCATCCCGAGTCGCCCCAACCACGCCTGCTCGCTCAGGCGGCTGAGTTCATCCGCGATGGTGGTCTGGTCGCCTTGCCGACCGACTCCTGCTACGCCCTGGGTTGCCGTCTCGGCGACAAGGACGCGCTTGATCGTGTTCGCCTGATCCGCCAGATGGATGAGCGCCATCACCTGACGCTGATGGTTCGCGATCTCTCGGAAATCGCCCATTTTGCCCGTGTCGACAATGCCCAGTACCGCCTGCTCAAGGCGACGACGCCGGGCAGCTACACCTTTATCCTCGAAGGCACCAAGGAATTGCCGCGCCGGGTGCTGCATCCCAAGCGCAAGACCATCGGCCTGCGCGTCCCGGCGCACCCGGTGGCGCTGGCGCTGCTTCAGGAATTGAACGAGCCGCTGCTGACCACGACGCTGCAACTGCCGGGCGACGAATTGCCGCTAACCGAGGGCTGGGAAATTCAGGACCGCCTGGACGATCAGCTCGATCTGATCCTCGATGCCGGCCAATGCGGCACCGAGCCGACCACAGTCATCGACCTGACCGGTTCGGTGCCTGAATTGATCCGGGCTGGACGCGGCTCGCTGGCACCCTTCGGACTGGACTGACCCGAGATGATTGAGAGCCTGATCCAGACCATCGCCGTTGCCGCCTTGCCAGTGATTTTCGCGATCACCCTGCACGAAGCGGCGCATGGTTATGCGGCCCGCTATTTTGGCGATCCGACCGCCTGGCAAATGGGGCGCATCAGCCTCAATCCGGTACGCCACATCGATCTGGTCGGCACCATCATCATTCCGGCGGCGATCCTGCTCTTCTCCGGCGGGACCTTCCTGTTCGGCTATGCCAAGCCGGTGCCGGTAGATTTCACGCGCCTGCGCAATCCGAAGAAGGACATGTTCTGGGTTGCTTTGGCGGGGCCAGGGGCCAACCTGTTCATGGCCTTCTGCTGGGCCGCCATGCTTAAGCTGGCCTGGCTGTTGCCGTCCAATATATTCACCGTCCCGCTTTCCGAGATGAGCAAGATCGGCATCGTCGTCAATTGCGTCTTGATGGTGCTCAACCTGTTGCCGCTGCCGCCGCTCGATGGTGGCCGGATTGCGGTCAGCCTTCTGCCGCATCGATTGGCCTGGAAGTTCGCGAAAATCGAACCGTGGGGCTTTCCGATTTTGTTGCTCCTGCTGTTCACCGGTATTCTCAGCACCATCATGAACCCGCTGGTCATTCTTTCGGCGCGGGCCATCGAAGCCATTTTTGGACTTTATTGATCGACTATGTACGCAGAACGTGTTCTTTCCGGCATGCGCCCCACGGGCGCCCTCCATCTCGGCCATTACCACGGGGTTCTCAAGAACTGGGTCAGACTCCAGCATGAATATCCCTGCCTGTTCTTCGTCGCCGACTGGCATGCGTTGACGACGCACTACGACAATCCGCAGGGTATCGAGCAAGCCACCTGGGACATGATCATCGACTGGCTGGCGGCCGGCGTCGATCCGAACCAAGCGACACTGTTCATCCAGTCCAAGGTGCCGGAGCACGCCGAACTGCATTTGCTGATGTCAATGATGACGCCGCTCGGATGGCTGGAGCGCGTGCCGACCTACAAGGACCAGCAGGAAAAGCTGGCCGGCAAGGACCTGACGACCTACGGCTTCCTTGGCTACCCGCTGCTGATGAGCGCCGACATCCTGATCTACCGTGCCGACAAGGTGCCGGTCGGCGAAGACCAGATTCCGCACGTCGAATTCACCCGCGAACTGGCTCGCCGCTTCAATCACATGTACGGCCGCGAACCGGGTTTCGAGGACAAGGCGCGTGAAGCCGTCAAGAAACTGGGCAGCAAGAAGGCGCGTCTCTACGAAGAGTTGCGCGTTCGCTTCCAGCAGGATGGCGACAAGGAGGCGGTCGAGCAGGCCAAGGCCATTCTCAATGAAATCCAGCATCTTTCTGCCGTCGATCGCGAGCGCCTGTTCGGTTACCTCGAAGGTACCGGCAAGATGATCCTGGTCGAGCCTGGCTACCTGTTGACCGAGGAATCCAAGATGCCGGGACTGGACGGCCAGAAGATGTCCAAGTCCTATCACAACACGATCACCCTGCGCGAATCCGAGGAGTCGGTGGCCAAGAAGGTCAAGAGCATGCCGACCGACCCGGCCCGCGTCCGCCGCCACGATCCGGGTGAGCCGACCAAGTGCCCGGTCTGGCAACTGCATCAGGTCTATTCCAACGACGCTTGCAAGGAATGGGTGCAGCAGGGTTGTCGTACCGCCGGCATCGGCTGCATCGAATGCAAGCAGCCGGTCATTGACGGCATCCTGCGCGAGCAGGCGCCGATGCGCGAACGGGCACAGGTTTATCTGGACGATCCGACGCTGGTCAAGAACATCATCGCCGACGGTTGCGAAAAGGCCCGCGAACTAGCCCGCGAAACCATGCGCGACGTGCGCGAGGCGATGGGGCTGGAATACCATTGATGTTCGGATACGACTGGGAGGCCTTGATCTGGATCGCTATCGGTTTTGGCGGCCAGGGGCTGTTCATGATGCGTTTCCTTGTCCAGTGGTGGTCAAGTGAAAAGGAAAAGCGCGTCGTCGTACCGGTGGCTTTCTGGTATTTCAGCATCCTCGGTGGCGTGGTGCTGACCGTGTACGCCATTCATCGTAACGATCCGGTGTTCATCTTCGGCCAGGGGCTCGGGCTGATCATCTATTTCCGCAATTTGCATCTGCACTACAAGGGTAAGGGCCGCGGCGCGGCTTCCTGAGTATGAATACAGCGGTTGATGCGCCCCAGGCGGTACTTTTCGAGCCGGTCGCCCGCATTTATGGCGAGCCGCTGGCGCATCTGCCGCAGGATCTCTATATCCCGCCCGATGCTCTGGCGATCATGCTCGATGCCTTCGAGGGGCCACTCGACCTGTTGCTCTATCTGATCCGCAAGGCCAATGTCGATATCCTCGATATCCCGATGGCGCCGCTGACCCGGCAGTACCTCAATTACATCGAGAGCATGCGGGCCACCAACCTCGAACTGGCCGCCGACTATCTGGTGATGGCGGCGATGCTGATCGAGATCAAGTCGCGCATGCTGTTGCCGCGGCACAAAGTAGGTGAGGGCGACGAAGCAGAAGATCCGCGGGCTGAACTGGTGCGCCGGCTGATGGAATACGAGCAGATGAAAATCGGCGGCCAGAAGCTCAACGAAATGCCGCAGGCTGAGCGGGAGTTTTTCTGGGTCGAGACGCTGGTCGAGAAGTCGCTCTACGTGCGCTTGCCAGAAGTCTCGGTCGACGATCTCAAGGAGGCCTGGATGGCGGTGGTTCGCCAAGCCCGGTTGAACAAGCACCACAAGATCGGGCGCGAAGAGTTGTCGGTGCGCGAGCACATGGGCATCATTTTGCGTCTGTTGCAGGAGCGCGGCGGCTTCGTGCAATTTGAAACGATGTTCGACCCGGCGATGGGCGCGCCCGGCCTGGTCGTGCATTTCCTGGCCATGCTCGAGCTGGCCCGCGAGAAGCTGGTCGAATTTACCCAAACCGAGGCCTTTGCGCCGATTTACGTGAGAGTGCATCAAGGTGGAACCGAGCCTGGTCAAGAGAGTGCTTGAAGCGGCGCTGCTTGCTGCCCGTGAGCCGATGACGCCGCTCGAACTGCGCAAGATGTTCGATGAGGATCTGTCGGTCGACATCGTGCGCAAGCTACTCGACGAGTTGCGTGAAGAGTGGGCCGAGCGGCCGGTCGAACTGATCCAGCTCGCCTCTGGCTGGCGCTTCAGGACACGGGCCGAGTTTTTGCCTTACCTCGAACGATTGAACCCGGAAAAGCCGCCCCGCTACTCGCGGGCCATGCTGGAAACCTTGGCCATCATCGCCTATCGCCAGCCGGTGACGCGCGGCGATATCGAAGAAATCCGCGGCGTAGCGGTCAACGCCAATGTGATTAAAACGCTTGAAGAGCGAGGCTGGATCGACGTCGTCGGCCATCGCGATACGCCGGGCCGACCGGCCCTGTTTGCCACGACGAAACAATTTCTCGATGATCTGGGTTTGCGCGCTGTCAGCGAACTGCCGCCGCTTGAACAAATCAGCCAGACACTGGAGCTGAACTAATGAAAACTAAACGAAGTCCCTTCCGCCAGTCGCCGAAAAATAGCGATGGCGCCTTTGA
This genomic window contains:
- a CDS encoding arginase, whose amino-acid sequence is MTKRIRIIGAASGIGAQDRACADGPVAYHRSQAWHELEHHPQVDWGRTLFAPEGPGMSAAGRIAGLCRQLADEVDLALRAGEFPLVIGGDHSVAIGTWSGVARVAGAPVGLLWIDAHLDSHTPETSYSGAIHGMPMACLLGRGDKRLLNIGLVGLQVSAPHTVVLGPRSYEPEEIEFLQQMGVRIIDSDEILGRGFAACLDEAVAIVGGAPNGFGVTLDLDAIDPGLAPGVGSPEPEGLWDGDVLAAVRRLSALPGLRALEIVEYNPDRDSQGVTADLISDLIAEILPAVAG
- a CDS encoding DUF2946 family protein, whose product is MTVDLSAIAKWPNVPACYDWLLLDRRGDWRLQGERVTHSGLIAFINRQYGCDESGCWFLQNGPQRVFVSLAYTPWVFRRDGEQFVSHTGQPAGQPQAIFLDDEGSILLETGLGIGLLDDRDLPAFLGECLDARHLPADEQALLDLMHGTTSAITWHGIPLQPMAAADVARRYRFNPQPKP
- the gcvP gene encoding aminomethyl-transferring glycine dehydrogenase, whose product is MPLNQPLSALEQRDEFIARHIGPCPTEMAAMLAAIGADSLEQLIDQTVPAAIRLPADLALPAPRREHEALADLKAIASKNVVNKSCIGMGYYDTLTPKVILRNVMENPGWYTAYTPYQAEIAQGRLEALLNFQQMVTDLTGLEIANASLLDEATAAAEAMTMARRVSKSKSNRFLIDSACFPQTIDVVKTRAGYFGFEVVIAPADSLKDDEFFGALLQYPNDNGEVRDLTGTIASLKARGATVAVASDLMALVLLKSPGAMGADIALGSSQRFGIPMGFGGPHAAFFATRTAHVRSMPGRIIGVSKDARGNTAYRMTLQTREQHIRREKANSNICTSQVLLANMAGMYAVYHGPQGLKTIAGRIHRLTAILAEGLKRAGVTVLTKQFFDTVHFDLGARAEAVYNDALAAGYNLRRVSAGVLGAAFDETTSRNDVTVLFKLIAQVTLDMESIDAQVAAADPALPAALFRSDAILQHPVFNTHHTEHEMLRYLKSLQNKDLALDHSMISLGSCTMKLNATSEMIPVTWPEFGGLHPFAPRDQAVGYHEMIAGLTEWLKTVTGFDAICMQPNSGAQGEYAGLVAIDRYHASRGEEHRNVCLIPKSAHGTNPASAQMANMKVVVVDCDTSGNVDVADLRAKAEEHANDLSCLMITYPSTHGVFEEAVKDICAIVHQYGGQVYMDGANLNAQVGLTSPGFIGADVSHMNLHKTFAIPHGGGGPGMGPIGLKAHLAPFMSNHVVAPIDGPHGGQGAVSAAPFGSASILTISWMYLAMLGGAGVKKATQVAILNANYVARKLNDHYPVLYFGKNGRVAHECILDIRPLKAATGISETDIAKRLMDYGFHAPTVSFPVAGTIMVEPTESESKAELDRFIAALIAIREEIRQIENGVWTADNNPLKNAPHSQADVIDGEWKHPYSRQQAVFPLPWVAANKFWPSVNRIDDVYGDRNLNCACPPMEAYAD
- the gcvH gene encoding glycine cleavage system protein GcvH produces the protein MSNVPANLKYTASHEWMLLNADGTVTVGITDHAQEALGDLVFVELPEVGAHFDAEKEIAVVESVKAAADVYAPVSGTVSEVNQAAADAPESVNQDAYAAWLFKMTPDNVADLDKMLDAAAYQAAADEH
- the gcvT gene encoding glycine cleavage system aminomethyltransferase GcvT — translated: MLKKTVLNAAHRALSARMVDFGGWDMPVNYGSQIEEHHAVRKDCGMFDVSHMCPVDVIGADCRPFLSRLVANDVAKLKVSGKALYSAMLNEAGGVIDDLIIYFLTDTRFRIVINAGTADKDLAWMQAKAAEWKLDVTITQRRNGDNALGIIAVQGPNARAKVWSVLPQAKAAIVDLKPFFAAEVDQYFIASTGYTGEDGYEIMLPAGEAEAMWNTLHQSGVAPCGLGARDTLRLEAGMNLYGQDMDETVSPLDAGLAWTVSLNTERDFVGKAALVANGQQKAFLGLILLDKGVLRGHQKVVTAKGEGEITSGSFSPTLQQSIALARLPLGVAIGDEVEVDIRGKLLKAKVTKPVFARNGKAVI
- a CDS encoding PHP domain-containing protein; translated protein: MVARRAAANGVDLWALTDHDDLGGQAIARATADEVGMGFVNGVEISIEWKGVPIHIVGLGFDVADPALSGGLDELRIGRVERAKRMGDALAAIGIPGVYEGALCFVTNPSLISRAHFARYLVSIGIARDVSGVFQHYLTPGKPGYVDHRWATLAEAIGWITGAGGVAVVAHPGRYKMSGGDMRKFLDDFKDLGGQGIEVTCGSHSPDHVMHFARLARHYAFHASRGSDFHGPEESYVDLGKLPQLPEDLKPVWRLIR
- a CDS encoding L-threonylcarbamoyladenylate synthase — its product is MARVVNIHPESPQPRLLAQAAEFIRDGGLVALPTDSCYALGCRLGDKDALDRVRLIRQMDERHHLTLMVRDLSEIAHFARVDNAQYRLLKATTPGSYTFILEGTKELPRRVLHPKRKTIGLRVPAHPVALALLQELNEPLLTTTLQLPGDELPLTEGWEIQDRLDDQLDLILDAGQCGTEPTTVIDLTGSVPELIRAGRGSLAPFGLD
- a CDS encoding site-2 protease family protein, which produces MESLIQTIAVAALPVIFAITLHEAAHGYAARYFGDPTAWQMGRISLNPVRHIDLVGTIIIPAAILLFSGGTFLFGYAKPVPVDFTRLRNPKKDMFWVALAGPGANLFMAFCWAAMLKLAWLLPSNIFTVPLSEMSKIGIVVNCVLMVLNLLPLPPLDGGRIAVSLLPHRLAWKFAKIEPWGFPILLLLLFTGILSTIMNPLVILSARAIEAIFGLY
- a CDS encoding tryptophan--tRNA ligase encodes the protein MYAERVLSGMRPTGALHLGHYHGVLKNWVRLQHEYPCLFFVADWHALTTHYDNPQGIEQATWDMIIDWLAAGVDPNQATLFIQSKVPEHAELHLLMSMMTPLGWLERVPTYKDQQEKLAGKDLTTYGFLGYPLLMSADILIYRADKVPVGEDQIPHVEFTRELARRFNHMYGREPGFEDKAREAVKKLGSKKARLYEELRVRFQQDGDKEAVEQAKAILNEIQHLSAVDRERLFGYLEGTGKMILVEPGYLLTEESKMPGLDGQKMSKSYHNTITLRESEESVAKKVKSMPTDPARVRRHDPGEPTKCPVWQLHQVYSNDACKEWVQQGCRTAGIGCIECKQPVIDGILREQAPMRERAQVYLDDPTLVKNIIADGCEKARELARETMRDVREAMGLEYH
- a CDS encoding lipid-A-disaccharide synthase N-terminal domain-containing protein, whose protein sequence is MFGYDWEALIWIAIGFGGQGLFMMRFLVQWWSSEKEKRVVVPVAFWYFSILGGVVLTVYAIHRNDPVFIFGQGLGLIIYFRNLHLHYKGKGRGAAS
- a CDS encoding segregation and condensation protein A encodes the protein MNTAVDAPQAVLFEPVARIYGEPLAHLPQDLYIPPDALAIMLDAFEGPLDLLLYLIRKANVDILDIPMAPLTRQYLNYIESMRATNLELAADYLVMAAMLIEIKSRMLLPRHKVGEGDEAEDPRAELVRRLMEYEQMKIGGQKLNEMPQAEREFFWVETLVEKSLYVRLPEVSVDDLKEAWMAVVRQARLNKHHKIGREELSVREHMGIILRLLQERGGFVQFETMFDPAMGAPGLVVHFLAMLELAREKLVEFTQTEAFAPIYVRVHQGGTEPGQESA
- the scpB gene encoding SMC-Scp complex subunit ScpB; this translates as MTPLELRKMFDEDLSVDIVRKLLDELREEWAERPVELIQLASGWRFRTRAEFLPYLERLNPEKPPRYSRAMLETLAIIAYRQPVTRGDIEEIRGVAVNANVIKTLEERGWIDVVGHRDTPGRPALFATTKQFLDDLGLRAVSELPPLEQISQTLELN